The following proteins come from a genomic window of Triticum aestivum cultivar Chinese Spring chromosome 6A, IWGSC CS RefSeq v2.1, whole genome shotgun sequence:
- the LOC123130158 gene encoding dehydrin Rab15-like: MEEYQGQHGHAVDEHGDPVAGHGNPVARSAAGAFTGAGGQLQHGREEHKTGGILHRSGSSSSSSSSEDDGMGGRRKKGVKEKIKEKLPGGHKDSQQHMAAGTGAGGAYGQHTAAGTGTGGDYGQQGHARMAGAGAGEKKGLMDKIKEKLPGQH; encoded by the exons ATGGAGGAGTACCAGGGGCAGCACGGTCACGCCGTCGACGAGCACGGCGACCCCGTGGCCGGGCACGGCAACCCTGTGGCACGCTCCGCCGCCGGCGCGTTCACGGGCGCCGGCGGGCAGCTCCAGCACGGCAGGGAGGAGCACAAGACCGGCGGGATACTGCACCGCTCCGgcagctccagctccagctcg TCTTCTGAGGATGACGGCatgggcgggaggaggaagaagggcgtgaaggagaagatcaaggagaagctCCCCGGTGGCCACAAAGACAGTCAGCAGCACATGGCCGCGGGAACCGGAGCTGGCGGGGCCTACGGGCAGCACACGGCCGCGGGAACTGGGACCGGCGGAGATTACGGGCAGCAAGGGCACGCACGAATGGCCGGTGCTGGCGCCGGCGAGAAGAAGGGACTCATGGACAAGATCAAGGAGAAGCTGCCCGGACAGCACTGA